GCGTGGCCACCGAGATTCCTGtccccggattttggggcgccacataaatggtattagagccttaggttatcaaatcttggaaacgataggatataaaatacgtagacataagaataataaataatcaattagagctcaagtcgagttcgtcgtcaggctacacgagtagtcttgacagttttaccctcaagggaattccgactctaagttagtaacaccttacCCATTGATGTATGGTCTTGACAGTTTtggttcctgagcgtgaccctactctcaagccggaggacccacccattgatgactcagacgatgaccctactgaggataccccagaggaggagactgaccttccagtccccatagctgatgacgttgagatgccccagggagatgacttaggatgtagggatgtagagatgtaccctctcccgactattcgctctcctacaccacacccGGGGATGCAGAGCCCTTTACCCTATACtaatgatgatgaggaggatgggATGGATGTACAGATCTACGAGGattatgacatatcctctagcgacccagcctcacctctaccacccccggagaccatacatgtagctgtacacgacttgatggtggctcagcttaacgctgagatcactgcggcatctgcccgtattgtggagttacgccaggcactgataGCTGAGAaagccatcagactaggatacccaggggacttcagagctgcttccccagccatatcccgcagagagattgatgggatcgagctccgtacccgggttcagatgaggatgcACTATATGAAAAACTGGAATAAACATCGGTTATTAGCCGATGTAAAAATATTCCTGACCGATGTCTTCGTCGGTGTAAAGAAAGGTCCCCCCtttgacatcggtttttagccgatgtaaAACATAGCTTTCCACATCAGTGTTTTTCTAAAAAATGATGTTTATTTAGACTATTAACATCACCCCCGTTTAAAAATTGATGTTAAAAATtaacatagacatcggtttttagccaaTGCCTATACTTTACAACGGTTGTTCATTCAACCGATGTTAAAACACATTTTACACATCAGTTAGTAACCGATGTAAAAAGTATATAATTTTTCTTAAGGTCAAAGACATCGGTTTTGAACCGTTGTCTAAAGTATATAATTTATGTTAAAATCAAAGACATCGGTTCAAAACTGTTGTTTATTTGATTTAACATAGGTTTGGAATTGCCTTGCCTGATGTTATTGAGTTGTATATACATCAGTTTTGGGTACAAAAGAACACAATATGCCTGTTGTTTTTTATTAGCATATACATCGATTTTTACATTTTCAGTGATGTGTATTATTCACATATTCAACTAGCCAAAAATTACCAATCACAAACCAAACCAATCGCAAACCAAAACTATCAAAACTGAAATTGACTAATCACAAACCAAAACTGAAATACTAAAAGCTTTTTAGCTATATATCAAGCACCAAACAAGCACGGAAATGCAACAGAAGTTATATAATAACTTGCAAATCATTCAATAAAAGTTATAACAATCATTTAAACAAGTCAGACCGAATATCCACAATTCATGATCTACCATAACTAGTCTAATTACGCAAGTCATTTCCAGCAAAGCGTGGTACTAGCGTGGTAGCAGACTACTTAAGCAGATTACAAGACCATCCAAACGAACGAACGACCAACTAGATGACAGTGTACTGATCAAACTAAATATTGTTCCCTAGTAACATGAAAACTAAACAAACTCTTGGACATATTGAAGAGTCTCGAATCGCACTTCATCAAGTTCCTCCCTTGTATAGCACTTATGAGTCTTAGCTGCCCACTTGAACGATCAAGTCCACCACTCGGGTGGTGCAGTGGACACAGAAACAATTAGGCTAAAAATATTAGTATTAAAAATATTAACTTGCAAGTAATCAACTACGATGGAATAGGCTTGCTAATATGCAAAAGCACTACTTTTTTATATGCCGAGTCACAGCGAAGACAATAAAATTGGGAAAAATAAAATGATACGAAACACACCCGCTGTCACGAACAAAGTCTGTGGAAACCACATCATCTTCGGTGTAACCCAAGATTCCCTTGAGGTTTCGCTCAGACTCCTCCCTGACAAGTACGAAACAACATTTATAAGAAACAATATATGAAATTCTTAAAAAACATAATAGTACATAAGCTACAGCAGATGCATGCAAGGTTCTTGATCTCGTAACATATATTGAAGACAACACAGATGTAAGCTGCAACATTCTCTATGGGAGATGGACTTAACAGGAACGATAACTATTACTAATTGACAATGTGCATATAAAATGCTGCGGCTACCAACATATTTTTTACATCCCACGGCCTCATATTTTCTATGGGAAATGGACTTAACAAGAATGAAAACATTTACTATATTGACAGTGCTTACTTAATAGCGGCTTTAATTTTATCTAAGTAGCCTTCTTTTCCAGCCTGACAATAAGATCAACAACTGAAACATCCACAGTAGGAACTCCGAAGGGTAAAGAATATTATTTTGCCTCATTTGATAAAGAGGCACAACGGTAGAGATATTGTTACCCTGGATGACAGATTCTTCATCTGCATTTATTGATTTTAAAAGTTTATCTACTTGTTTCAGAAAAATATTAACCACCACTATCTCTCACTGCCAGCGTAACGGAGTTAGTAAATGTTTTCTACCTGGGACATATCTCCGCAACACAGATTCTGGAATAGAGAACTGGATTTGAGCTTCAAGCAAATGCACAATTGCTTCCCTCAATGACAAATTTGGCAGTACATCCTCAGCCTTAAATTTGTTCGAGGAACATTTAGGGCACTTCGACTTCTGAGTGAGAACTTCACGAATACCTGCACAATACCGGAAACAAAAACCAGAAGCAATAAATTATAGTTCCTAGTAATGGTTTACTATATATTATATTAACAAGTCAATATATATAGAATGATAAAGGTTTAATAAGTTTGTGATTTGGCAATCGTCTGAGGAGCCCATGCCTCTGCCAATAAGAAACACACAAGAAGTCCCGTATGGAGGGTTCAAACTCGTAGAAAAAAGAAAGATATATACGAAAACTCACATCTTTCACAAAAGCTTTGGTGGCAGCAAGGTATTATCACAGCCTCCTTCATATACTTCGTGCAAATGAGACATCTAAGTTCCGATGGTAATCAATCATTTTTTTCTGCTAAATCGTAGGGGTCAATTGCTTTTCTgataacaattttaaaaaaaaaattgtcaGACCTCTGAAACATAATAGATATAAAAAGAATAAGGGCGGTGAAAAGGATAAACTTTTactttcccagcttcacattcTCTTGGACTCTTGGTTCAATCATCTCTGGTGGTAATTTTCCTTTGGTGCCATAATGATCAGAACCTACATTGGCATTGCAGCATGGTAAGTTTAGCACAAAAAGAGTGATAGAGGAATCACAAGGCATCATACCCACCTTTAGGGATATCCTCAACACGGTCATCAGCTTGAAGCTTTTGCCCCCTTAACCTGGACACCAACCATGCAATCAATCCCAAAAAACTTTCACTAATAGTAAGTAAAGAGAAGGATCATATATCAGATCCATGAGCATATAGATGTATAAGAGATATGGCACAATAAGAAACTCATCAATTCAAGAAAATATGAATGACACATAATTAACTGAAAGTATCACATAAGCATCAAGCAGGTAATTGAATTATTAGAGATCTATATACACATCTACTTTAGGACAAAATATAAGATCTAAATAGAGAACAAAATGTGCTATCGGTTTAAGCAACAGTGAACTGCAGATATAGGAGGATGAGAACAGTAATACCTTGGGACTATAATATTTGCCTTCTCAGTATCGTAGATAGACTTCCTTTTACATTCTAGATCATTATATGGGAAGATTTTCTCAGGAATTGGACACAAATTGGATGTTTAAGCTTTCCAGAGCAACAGATAACAACTCACGCAACAGAAACAGCTAATTACCTTTACAAGGGGAGCAAGGCCATTGGTAGTGCAACCATCATTAGAAACAATGTGAAGGTCTGATGTGTATTCCTTCTCGTTGACACCCACAACGAACATGGGAGCATCCTTGCTAGGAGCAGAAATGATAATCTTCTTTGCACCTCCCTACAGAATAAAGACAGACATCCAAGGAATGAGATAAGATACAATTTAAGGAAACAGTAAGATAAAATTTAAGCAATTTCAAAATTTTACAGACCTTCAAATGTGCAGCAGCCTTGTCCTTGTCGCTAAACACACCAGTGAACTCCACAATATACTCTGCACCAGTGCCAGCCCAAGGGATCTCCTCTGGgtttctgcaattttatctacttaaAATTAGTAAGTCAATTTGCAAGCGACCAATTATATCAAATCATTCAGTCAACACAGTATAACGACAGTTATGCTGACCACACCTGCAGCAAAAAATAGCAATAGGCTTCTCACCAAAAAGAAGGGTCTTCTCATCCTTCACTTTTAGTTCTTGTTGCTTCCACGCACCGTGAACACTGTCATACTTGAACATATATGCCTAGAACAAACAACAACTAACAATTAGTTCACACTTTTCGGCTCAACTAAACCAAGCAAATCAATCAGTAGTATGACATCATACTTGAAAGTATAtctaaatcaaataataaatacCGATTAGTTCATACCAACTAAACCAAGCAAACCAACCAACAACATAATATCAACTAATGAAACCATTACAGACTAGTAGCATCTAGAAGAACTAAATAAGATTCTcgaaaaataaaacaaaatacgaactaatcaaatttaaaatctcacaCCTTCAAGTAAACAAAACCAAGTAACCAACACAAAATAATCTAAATAAATCTATGACATGCTTATTATCAAACATAACAATCActaataataaattaaaaagaATACATACTCTAACTAACATGTAATAAACATAATACAAGCTAAAAACATCAATCTACATAAACTAACTCAATCAAAACCAATTAAGCATAAACAAACACAATAATTAACAGGAATTATAATAACTACCATGTAATCAGTTGAGATAAATGGATCATTAACAGCAACAAGCTCCACATCATCTCTTTGCAAAGCAACTCTAGCAACTAATCGACCAATTCTTCTGAAACCTAAACAACTGAATCAgttattaacacatcaaaaacaataaaataactaaaataaccaaaatacataaataataatcaTAAGTGATTATATCCATACCATTGATTCCAACCTTGATTGGTGCTGTATAAACAAACCAAACAAAAACATATAAATTAGATCATAACAAGTACATAagtaatataaataaaaaataaaataataacatAAGCATACCCATGGTATTTGAGAGagagatagatagagagagagagagagaatggTACGTGAATGAGAAAGAGTTTCACATAAACAACTTGCATCAGCTGAAACACCTAATTAACTTCGCAAAGGGGAGCAAGGCATTTAGTACAAATATATCAACAAAGCCCCATTTCACACAAGTAAAAACAATGCATACACATCAATTCACAAAGATACACAAATTCAGTAATAATCTGACTATAAGACACACACACACCAATCAAAagtcccaaaaaatcaaatttaattgaAAATACACTTACAAATTAGGGTTCGATTTCGGTGAAACAGAGCTCGATTTGTGTAAAACTTGCTTGATTCGGGTTGTATGAACACTTCTCAGGGCTGCATGTCAACCTTCTTGCTCGATCTGTAATTAGAGGGTTTAACTTTGTTTTAGGGATTGTAACGGGTATAGGTGAAAGAGAGGGGAAAGTGATAGTTGAGAGGTGAGAGATAGAGACGGAgacggagagagagagagagagagagagaagtcgGGGAGGGAGAGTGTACCGAGAGAGAGAGGTCTGGGAGGGAGAGCAGTGAGAGAGAAGGGGGAAATGAATATTGTTTAACTAAAAATTTCCCCGTGTTTTTTTAGTTGTAAAGGCGGAACAATTTGTTCCgtgttttattaattttttaaaacgCAGTTATATACAATGGTCGGCCATGAAACTGATGTGAATAATGCTGTTTCACATCGGTTTGAGGGCAACTAATGTCCAAAATTGTTTTTACATCGTTTTTTTTAACTGATGTAAAAAGTGTGATGTCTATTCCAGTTTTTTCACGTAGTGATAACGGAggttggaggatacatcccggtagttgacaCAGAGCTGATGTTGgaaggagcgatgaggagggtgcgtgacctcacgcgcagtgacaaTGACTGAGGGACTACTAACTAATTATcgaccttgaagaaggctgggtgacttgtcaccaattttgataggatagctagtagtagatagcgttcctagcccttcagggtgcacgacttatgtatttgcatttcagtattcatGACAAGTattgatgtattataatcagacCATGTATGAACTCGGTTAGTTATTTTATCCCCAAGATAGaattgggagaccctatggtatatatatctagcagttatttagaaatggatttccatattattgcacCTAATAAAAAAATATGCTAGATAATAGATTtcatgcttacatatgaataaattaatccaactgtaaataattgcaactatattaaaaaaatttcattatcagaacaatgccaccccgtagaagaggaaccagggcacaagCCGCGGAATCTATTAACCAATAACGGAATGAACCTAACCATGTAGTCAATGAAGAAAGTaaagaggacctagactataatgaatatgatgaggaagaatatgcagaagaagaggctgaggatacccatcagggagggaaccccatgaatgagtttatggaacttttaagagcaaatctgaaccaacccattccaccacagccgcatgctgcccaacagactgcatccactgccttcagggcattcaaatctctcaaaccctcagagtttctaggatctgccacccccgttgaagcacgagcctggctcaaagagatagaaaagtccttcgagatgCTAGGTGTAGAGgaatgacacaagaccattttcgctttttacatgctgaaaggaaaagctaattactggtgggagtccaaacgaaacctagagactgatgctaTGATTCCATGGGATAGGTTTACCCAACTATtcttagaaaagtatttccctaggtttatggagatccagatggagattaagtttctggagttaaaacaggataagatgactgtggcggaatatgaggccaagtttactgagctgtcaagatttgtgcctgagtttttGAATAtcgaagagaagaaagcgcgaaggtttcatcttggtctgaaacagtggatccaaaaccgagtggcggtactagagctgacagattatgtcaccttagtgcagaaagcctcgattgttgaagctggaagtgagtagagtgtgaaggaaaaggaaaataggaagaggaagatagaaagataggaagccaaggcagaggaggaggaggagtaggaaccgggaataggagccttccaagcaggttcgtcaggggagtggtgtcccaacctgcacaaGGCCTCAGATTCAGAAAGGtcccaagtgagagtgttggccagggcggcggcAATCTAGTGTAACATTTTatagccaaccccgtgccccaataccCGAATGTCAGACATGTGAAAAAAGACACCTGGGAGTGTTCACCTAGGtgagagcccctctgaaatgttacaggtgcgaccaaccaggacaccttgccaacaactgtcccCAATACAACAAGATATACTTCCAATGTGGAAAAGTagggcacatgaggaaggattgTCCGATATTGAAGTTCCTAGCCTCAGgaatgagcagagctgcatccaaccggcccccagctgctaggacctttaacatgaccgttcaggatgctgtccgaaataCTAAcatgatagcaggtacccttctattaaattctgaacatgcaaatgtcctatttgattctggagcaaccaagtcatttatatctcaagattttgctaaaaagttaaaacttaacaccgtacccttacgtgagatattacaagtggaaatagaaaactaagaaataattcctgtaaatcaagtacaccctaagtgcaagttgaaatttgaagggaaggtcttcgaggttgacctaatcccatttgcgttaggagaattcgatataatcttaggaatggattggctatccagtaatg
The sequence above is drawn from the Apium graveolens cultivar Ventura chromosome 2, ASM990537v1, whole genome shotgun sequence genome and encodes:
- the LOC141708352 gene encoding glyceraldehyde-3-phosphate dehydrogenase, cytosolic-like isoform X3: MQVVYVKLFLIHVPFSLSLSIYLSLKYHGTNQGWNQCCLGFRRIGRLVARVALQRDDVELVAVNDPFISTDYMAYMFKYDSVHGAWKQQELKVKDEKTLLFGEKPIAIFCCRNPEEIPWAGTGAEYIVEFTGVFSDKDKAAAHLKGGAKKIIISAPSKDAPMFVVGVNEKEYTSDLHIVSNDGCTTNGLAPLVKVKGAKASS
- the LOC141708352 gene encoding glyceraldehyde-3-phosphate dehydrogenase, cytosolic-like isoform X4; this encodes MQVVYVKLFLIHVPFSLSLSIYLSLKYHGTNQGWNQCCLGFRRIGRLVARVALQRDDVELVAVNDPFISTDYMAYMFKYDSVHGAWKQQELKVKDEKTLLFGEKPIAIFCCRNPEEIPWAGTGAEYIVEFTGVFSDKDKAAAHLKGGAKKIIISAPSKDAPMFVVGVNEKEYTSDLHIVSNDGCTTNGLAPLVK
- the LOC141708352 gene encoding glyceraldehyde-3-phosphate dehydrogenase, cytosolic-like isoform X2, whose amino-acid sequence is MQVVYVKLFLIHVPFSLSLSIYLSLKYHGTNQGWNQCCLGFRRIGRLVARVALQRDDVELVAVNDPFISTDYMAYMFKYDSVHGAWKQQELKVKDEKTLLFGEKPIAIFCCRNPEEIPWAGTGAEYIVEFTGVFSDKDKAAAHLKGGAKKIIISAPSKDAPMFVVGVNEKEYTSDLHIVSNDGCTTNGLAPLVKNVKGSLSTILRRQIL
- the LOC141708352 gene encoding glyceraldehyde-3-phosphate dehydrogenase, cytosolic-like isoform X5, whose amino-acid sequence is MAPIKVGINGFRRIGRLVARVALQRDDVELVAVNDPFISTDYMAYMFKYDSVHGAWKQQELKVKDEKTLLFGEKPIAIFCCRNPEEIPWAGTGAEYIVEFTGVFSDKDKAAAHLKGGAKKIIISAPSKDAPMFVVGVNEKEYTSDLHIVSNDGCTTNGLAPLVKVISCFCCVSCYLLLWKA
- the LOC141708352 gene encoding glyceraldehyde-3-phosphate dehydrogenase, cytosolic-like isoform X1, whose product is MQVVYVKLFLIHVPFSLSLSIYLSLKYHGTNQGWNQCCLGFRRIGRLVARVALQRDDVELVAVNDPFISTDYMAYMFKYDSVHGAWKQQELKVKDEKTLLFGEKPIAIFCCRNPEEIPWAGTGAEYIVEFTGVFSDKDKAAAHLKGGAKKIIISAPSKDAPMFVVGVNEKEYTSDLHIVSNDGCTTNGLAPLVKVISCFCCVSCYLLLWKA